The genomic region CCGCCTCCGGATCCATCCGGTCCAGTAACTCTGTGACGACTTCGGCTTCTGTCCTCTGCAGAGACTGCGCGTCGACGACTTCGACGCCGAGTCGGTCGCCGAACAACGATCCGGACTGCAACGCCGGGACGATCGGCTCGACTCCGGCACGGAGCACTCCCCCCTCACCGACCTCCTCGGCACCTCGCGCCGGAACGTCGATACGTACGGTATCCGAGACACCGGCCTGCTCAAAGAGGCGACGGGAGCGTTCGAGCATTTGCTGACGCTCACCGGGCGCCGCGCCGGAAGGGCCTTGTACGGCGATGATCGCTTTCACGAGCCGTCTCTTCCGAAGAGACGAACGAGGTCACACGCCTGCTCGACATCGTGGACACGAATGATGTCGGCCCCGTACTCGAGAGCGAGCGCCGTATAGGCCATCACTCTCGCCAGTTCACGTTTGCGTGGTACGGGGATCAGGACCGGATGCCCGAGCTTGCGAATCACGTCCAGATGCCGGATGACCCGCAGTTGTTGACGCGTGTACTCCTCGTAGTCACTCGGGTAGTTGATGGAAAGGCCCGGATCGAGGATCAGATCTGTGACCCCCAGTGCCCGCAGATCGTCGAGGCGCGGCGCAAACCGTTCGGCCACCTGAGCAGCCTTGTCCTGGATGAACTCGAGGTTGCCGACCGAGAGGGGATCCTCGCCTTCCACGTAGGTGACGACCGCAGGCACCGAGGCCGACCGGACAACCTCGACCATGCTTTCACTCCGCATGCCCCCCGTGTCATTGACGATTGCCGCTCCGGCATCGATGGCCCTGCGAG from Gammaproteobacteria bacterium harbors:
- a CDS encoding dihydropteroate synthase, yielding MSAFSFEAGNRCFDFTGDRTYVMGVINLSPESNNRHTVADSPHEALAMAGRYRDHGAAIIDLGGQSSHFDNEELSPEEELERLLPALDLLTADGFVVSVDTWKPEVARRAIDAGAAIVNDTGGMRSESMVEVVRSASVPAVVTYVEGEDPLSVGNLEFIQDKAAQVAERFAPRLDDLRALGVTDLILDPGLSINYPSDYEEYTRQQLRVIRHLDVIRKLGHPVLIPVPRKRELARVMAYTALALEYGADIIRVHDVEQACDLVRLFGRDGS